The genomic stretch CGCCGCCGACGATCACCGCGGCGATGGCGATGAGCTCCGCCCCCTGGCCGTATTGCGAGGTGATGCCCTTGTCCTGGGCGACGTTCATGAGCCCGGCAAGCACCGCGGCGAGCGAGGAGATGACATAGGAGCCCATGCGGATCCGGCGGGTCGGGATGCCGGCATAGCGCGCCGCCTGCTCATTGCCGCCGGTCGCATAGACGGCCCAGCCGAAGCGCGTGGCGGCGAGGGCGACGGCGCCGAGCGCGGCCACGATGAAGAAGGCGAGGATCTGATTGTTGAAGCCCAGTCCGTTGGTCTCGCCCAGCTGAAAGAACACGGCGAAGTCCTTCGCCTTGGCGCCGTAGGCGATGGTCTGGCCGCCGGTCAGGCCGAGCACGATGCCCCGGCCGATGAACAGCATGGTGAGCGTGGCGATGAAGGCCGGAACCTCGAGCATGGTCACCAGCACGCCGTTGATGAGCCCGACGCCAAGGCCGACGGCAATGCAGACGAGGATCGCCGATCCGGCACCGAGATCGAAATAGGACGGCGCGAACAGGATCGAGAACACGGTGGCGGTCATGCCCAGCGTCGAGCCGACCGAGAGATCAAGCTCCTTGTTGACGATCACGAAGGTCATGCCGACCGCGAGCACGCCGTAGCGGGCGGCATCGCGGAGCACGGCTGAGACCGCGTCCGTGGTGCCGAAGAAGCCGGGATTGATGGCGATGCCCGCCAGGTAGAGGAGCACCATGAAGAGGCTAAGGCCCAGCTCCCAGCCGCCGACGAAGAGACCTTGGCCGCGCATCCGCGCTGCGGGCGCAGCACCGTCCAGGCTCGAGAGCGCGTTCATCCGAAATCCGTGCCGGCGGAGCCGGCGGCGGGCCTAGTGTCCCGCCCCAGAAATTCGTCAGCGAATTTCTGGGACAAGCGGGCCACTAATCATTTGAATCTCGTGTGATTCAGATTCCGAAGTTCGCCGACGAACTTCGGAATCATCACACGAGAGATCGTCTGCCGCCGGCTCGACCGATCCATTCCGCCTCAATTCTCGAAGCGCTTGCCCACCTGGCCCACGGTCTCCTTGGTCACGAGCTGCGCGCGCGTGTCGAGGTTGGCGGCCGCGATATGGCGATCGATTTGCAGATAGAGCTGCATGACCGGCCAAAAGCCCTGCAGGAAGGGCTGCTGGCCGAGCGCGCCCGCAAGCGCCCCCGACTTGAGCTGCTCCTGCTGCTTCGGGCCGAGGTCGAAGCCATAGGCGCAGACCTTGCCGTTCAGCTTCAGCTGTGTCACCGCGTCGCCCAGCGCCGGCGTGGTGAAGCCGTTGGCGGCGAAGGCGCCGACCACGTCCTTGCGGCTCTCGATCAAGCTCACGATCGAGCCGACGATGTTGTCCTTGTCAACGTCGATGCCGATGTTCTGCGGGCCGGCATCGACCTTGAAGTCGGCGAGGCGGTTGGCCGCCTTGAGCCCCTTCAGCACCGCCTGGAAGGCCGCGGTGATGCGGTTGTTGACCTCGACATTGCCCAAGGTCGTGGTGTTGGGAAAGATGATGGAGCCGCTTTTCACATTGTTCTTGATCAGGCACTGCACCAAGGCCTCGCCGCCGATGGCGGCGGCCGAGGCATCCTGGCCGGTGTGGCTGATCTGCGAGCGGTTC from Pseudomonadota bacterium encodes the following:
- a CDS encoding substrate-binding domain-containing protein, encoding MLLSIRITVAAAGMTLAAATANAQSGALSKAVGGYSFEDAVKEAPTTKKGGKPLTFAIVTHTAGNGFFDPTYVGAKVAADAVGIKLVMLGSEAPVDDIPREIQILNQIINDPTIDGVIMTTPQSGAYDDIVKKLFERGVPVATTNSFDPNILNRSQISHTGQDASAAAIGGEALVQCLIKNNVKSGSIIFPNTTTLGNVEVNNRITAAFQAVLKGLKAANRLADFKVDAGPQNIGIDVDKDNIVGSIVSLIESRKDVVGAFAANGFTTPALGDAVTQLKLNGKVCAYGFDLGPKQQEQLKSGALAGALGQQPFLQGFWPVMQLYLQIDRHIAAANLDTRAQLVTKETVGQVGKRFEN